A single window of Rhodococcus jostii RHA1 DNA harbors:
- a CDS encoding methionine ABC transporter ATP-binding protein produces MIEVRSVTKRFGKGSRSVEVLHDIDFSVGTGQIAAVIGQSGAGKTTLSRIISLLERPSEGRILLDGTDVSGLSERRLRDQRRAIGTIFQASSLLARRTAAENVALPLEFAGVGRSERRARVAELLGRVGLSDKADLYPRQLSGGQRQRVGIARSLALAPKVLVSDEATSGLDPNTTRSILALLRELRDDLGLTIVLITHEMDVVRQVADVVTVLDAGRVVESGPVIELLRDPHSELGVGLLPDRSHITAEDRDVLWHVTYGSDTVPTNWIELLGKATGRSIGVLSGTVESVGGRPAGRVTISVAGEHPSVGDLLSSWGLHGTRVDDDASARTTEEAAA; encoded by the coding sequence ATGATCGAAGTCCGTTCCGTCACGAAACGATTCGGGAAGGGATCCCGTTCCGTCGAAGTGCTCCACGACATCGACTTCTCCGTCGGCACCGGCCAGATCGCGGCGGTGATCGGCCAGAGCGGTGCGGGCAAGACCACGCTGTCGCGCATCATCAGCCTCCTGGAGCGCCCGTCCGAGGGTCGCATTCTGCTCGACGGCACCGACGTCTCGGGACTGTCCGAACGCCGGCTCCGGGATCAGCGTCGCGCGATCGGCACGATCTTCCAGGCGTCGAGCCTCCTCGCCCGTCGCACGGCGGCCGAGAATGTGGCCCTGCCTCTCGAATTCGCCGGTGTGGGCCGCTCCGAGCGGCGGGCACGGGTGGCGGAACTGCTCGGGCGGGTGGGATTGTCCGACAAGGCCGACCTCTACCCCCGGCAGCTGTCCGGCGGGCAGCGGCAACGGGTGGGGATTGCCCGCTCGCTGGCACTCGCTCCGAAGGTCCTGGTGTCGGACGAGGCGACGTCGGGGCTCGATCCCAATACCACGCGATCCATCCTCGCGTTGCTACGCGAACTGCGCGACGACCTCGGGCTGACGATCGTGCTGATCACCCACGAGATGGATGTCGTCCGGCAGGTCGCGGACGTCGTCACCGTCCTCGACGCGGGGCGGGTGGTGGAATCGGGCCCGGTGATCGAACTCCTCCGCGATCCGCACTCCGAACTCGGCGTCGGGCTCCTCCCCGATCGTTCCCACATCACCGCGGAGGACCGGGACGTGCTCTGGCACGTCACCTACGGCTCCGACACCGTCCCCACCAACTGGATCGAGCTTCTCGGCAAGGCCACAGGCCGGTCGATCGGCGTGCTGTCCGGGACCGTGGAATCGGTCGGCGGGCGACCGGCGGGGCGGGTCACCATCTCGGTGGCCGGTGAGCATCCGTCCGTCGGCGACCTGCTGTCGTCGTGGGGCCTGCACGGAACCCGGGTCGACGACGACGCATCCGCGCGCACCACCGAGGAGGCCGCGGCATGA
- a CDS encoding methionine ABC transporter permease, translated as MSAPGSVVLAISTPVEELPELFLPALQQTVQMVGITVILAILLGTPLAVILHNTAPSGLFPNPAVNAVAGWVVNLGRSLPFLVLMAAIIPFTRFVVGTSLGVQAAAVPMTLAATPYVARLIENSLRDVPPEVVEVGRASAGSNFQIIRKVQLHEAVPTIIGALTIALIGILDMSAIAGAVGAGGIGNLAIAYGYNRFDNTVMITTVIALVVLVQVIQLVGDLAARLTNRR; from the coding sequence ATGAGCGCCCCGGGCAGTGTCGTTCTCGCCATCTCGACTCCGGTCGAGGAACTTCCCGAGCTGTTCCTCCCCGCCCTGCAGCAGACCGTGCAGATGGTCGGGATCACGGTGATCCTGGCGATCCTGCTGGGCACTCCGCTGGCGGTCATCCTGCACAACACCGCTCCCAGCGGGCTCTTCCCCAACCCGGCGGTCAACGCGGTGGCGGGCTGGGTGGTCAACCTCGGTCGATCATTACCCTTCCTGGTGCTGATGGCCGCCATCATTCCGTTCACCCGGTTCGTCGTCGGCACCTCGCTCGGGGTGCAGGCGGCGGCGGTTCCGATGACGCTGGCCGCGACACCGTACGTCGCGCGGTTGATCGAGAATTCGCTGCGGGACGTTCCCCCCGAAGTGGTGGAAGTGGGCCGGGCCTCGGCCGGGTCGAATTTTCAGATCATCCGCAAAGTGCAACTCCACGAGGCGGTTCCGACCATCATCGGCGCTCTGACCATCGCGCTGATCGGCATCCTCGACATGTCGGCGATCGCGGGAGCAGTGGGCGCAGGCGGCATCGGCAACCTCGCCATCGCCTACGGCTACAACCGATTCGACAACACCGTGATGATCACGACGGTCATCGCTCTCGTGGTACTGGTCCAGGTCATCCAGCTCGTCGGCGATCTGGCCGCCCGCCTCACCAACCGGCGCTGA
- a CDS encoding MetQ/NlpA family ABC transporter substrate-binding protein: MTTRPRSVTRARAVAAGGLTATLLLLLTACGAAGGNDRTEGDGPQTTFKIGYTAGSILDEKLAKEVAKLAPDHGITVEPVQIEDSKLKNLAVSQGDIDANHSQHQEWMRVQNEDGNLGLYAAGDWYVLKFSGYSEKYGKLEDLPKGAKVAIPDDPSNQAQALQTLQDLGQLTLKDGVDPSRVTIRDVKDNPKSFEFTEAALAQLPRTLPDVDLALGWRSNFDLADVPDDKIVFNAPAYELYWIEVVINEKNKDNPDFAPLLDTYHDPRIGQLIDSDPFFSRVAQSIESARATDRSQTNVDGAAAKPAG; encoded by the coding sequence ATGACGACTCGACCCCGCTCGGTGACGCGCGCCCGTGCTGTGGCGGCAGGCGGACTGACGGCCACCCTGCTTCTCCTCCTCACCGCGTGCGGCGCGGCCGGGGGCAACGACCGAACCGAGGGTGACGGCCCGCAGACCACGTTCAAGATCGGATACACCGCCGGATCGATCCTGGACGAGAAGCTCGCCAAGGAAGTCGCGAAACTCGCCCCCGACCACGGCATCACCGTCGAACCCGTGCAGATCGAGGATTCGAAGCTCAAGAATCTCGCGGTCTCCCAGGGCGACATCGACGCCAACCACAGCCAGCATCAGGAGTGGATGCGCGTGCAGAACGAGGACGGCAACCTCGGACTGTATGCGGCCGGAGACTGGTACGTCCTCAAGTTCTCGGGATATTCCGAGAAGTACGGCAAGCTCGAGGATCTCCCGAAGGGCGCGAAGGTCGCCATCCCCGACGACCCGTCGAATCAGGCGCAGGCACTGCAGACCCTGCAGGACCTCGGCCAGCTGACCCTGAAGGACGGTGTCGACCCGTCGCGCGTGACCATCCGCGACGTGAAGGACAACCCGAAGTCGTTCGAGTTCACCGAGGCCGCGCTTGCGCAGTTGCCGCGCACGCTGCCCGACGTCGACCTGGCACTGGGCTGGCGGTCCAACTTCGACCTCGCCGACGTCCCCGACGACAAGATCGTCTTCAACGCCCCCGCGTACGAGTTGTACTGGATCGAGGTCGTCATCAACGAGAAGAACAAGGACAACCCCGACTTCGCGCCGCTGCTCGACACCTACCACGACCCGCGGATCGGCCAGCTCATCGACAGCGACCCGTTCTTCTCCCGGGTGGCGCAGAGCATCGAATCGGCGCGAGCCACCGACCGCAGCCAGACCAACGTCGACGGCGCGGCCGCGAAGCCGGCCGGCTGA
- a CDS encoding LLM class flavin-dependent oxidoreductase codes for MPAQREVILNVNVLDVGFHPSAWRAPDLHPTSFIDPDYYTEVAKIAERGTLDALFLADGPALREDPAVKPTRALEPTTVLGVVASATEHLGLIGTASTTFNDPFDLADRFLSLDVVSGGRVAWNVVTTFHAATAHNFGLSRIPDRESRYRRATEFVDVVTALWESATTRVPVHHDGEYFHVHGALPVPPSPQGHPLLVQAGGSPQGRALAGRSADAVFSAELTLDSGRQHYRDVKDVARAAGRDPQAVKILPGLVTVVGSTETEAIARYEDWESKAADGFSAERLGGMLGVDLSSLDPDRPIPEELLLAPVDPSFSGSLGFREAVVRLALESRYSVTELLRKAGGFGHRLVVGSPEQIADTIEEWFLARAADGFNLMPDGFPSGLTDFVDHVVPILRAKGIFRYEYAESTLRERFEGAPLPVSG; via the coding sequence ATGCCCGCGCAACGAGAGGTCATCCTCAACGTCAACGTGCTGGACGTGGGTTTCCACCCGTCCGCGTGGCGGGCTCCAGACCTGCACCCGACGTCGTTCATCGACCCGGACTACTACACCGAGGTCGCGAAAATCGCCGAGCGCGGCACCCTCGACGCGCTGTTCCTCGCGGACGGTCCTGCGCTCCGCGAGGATCCCGCCGTCAAGCCGACGCGGGCCCTCGAACCCACCACCGTGCTCGGGGTGGTGGCGAGCGCGACGGAACACCTCGGGCTGATCGGCACGGCGTCGACGACGTTCAACGATCCGTTCGATCTGGCGGACCGATTCCTCTCCCTCGACGTCGTGTCCGGCGGACGGGTGGCGTGGAATGTGGTGACCACGTTCCACGCCGCGACCGCCCACAACTTCGGTCTCTCCCGGATTCCCGACCGCGAGTCGCGGTATCGCCGGGCCACGGAGTTCGTGGACGTCGTCACCGCGCTGTGGGAATCGGCGACGACCCGGGTCCCGGTGCACCACGACGGGGAGTACTTCCACGTTCACGGCGCACTGCCCGTGCCGCCGTCGCCGCAGGGCCACCCCCTGCTCGTGCAGGCCGGCGGCTCCCCGCAGGGCCGCGCGCTGGCAGGACGCAGCGCCGACGCGGTGTTCTCGGCGGAGCTCACGCTCGACTCCGGGCGTCAGCACTACCGGGACGTGAAGGATGTCGCCCGCGCAGCCGGTCGGGATCCCCAGGCGGTGAAGATCCTTCCCGGGCTCGTCACGGTGGTGGGTAGCACCGAGACCGAGGCGATCGCCCGGTACGAGGACTGGGAATCCAAGGCCGCCGACGGTTTCTCCGCTGAACGGCTCGGCGGCATGCTCGGCGTCGACCTGAGCTCGCTCGACCCGGACCGGCCGATCCCGGAGGAGTTGCTTCTCGCCCCGGTCGATCCGTCGTTCTCCGGCTCGCTCGGGTTCCGGGAGGCCGTCGTGCGGCTGGCACTCGAGAGCCGGTACTCGGTGACCGAACTGCTTCGCAAGGCGGGCGGCTTCGGCCACCGGCTGGTCGTCGGCTCACCCGAACAGATCGCCGACACCATCGAGGAATGGTTCCTGGCGCGCGCGGCGGACGGATTCAACCTGATGCCGGACGGATTTCCCTCCGGGCTCACCGATTTCGTCGATCACGTCGTGCCGATCCTCCGCGCGAAGGGGATCTTCCGGTACGAGTACGCCGAATCCACCCTCCGCGAACGCTTCGAGGGTGCTCCGCTCCCCGTGAGCGGTTAG
- a CDS encoding winged helix-turn-helix transcriptional regulator yields the protein MPTTTAAQERAHAKVEYEAFLATCPSRQLLDRISDKWVTLVLAALGSDGPHPGEDCAGEPRRMRYSELSRRLAGVSQKMLTQTLRSLERDGLLTRTVTPTVPVTVTYELTDLGLSLHSVIRGIKAWAEAHMDEVLANRNTYDTRVG from the coding sequence ATGCCGACAACGACGGCGGCCCAGGAGCGGGCGCACGCGAAGGTGGAGTACGAGGCGTTCCTGGCGACCTGTCCCAGCCGCCAGCTCCTCGACCGGATTTCCGACAAGTGGGTGACGCTGGTCCTGGCCGCGCTGGGCAGCGACGGCCCACACCCGGGCGAAGACTGCGCCGGCGAGCCGCGGCGGATGCGCTACTCGGAGCTGTCCCGCCGGCTGGCCGGAGTCAGCCAGAAGATGCTCACCCAGACGCTGCGCTCCCTCGAACGCGACGGCCTGCTCACCCGCACGGTGACGCCGACCGTGCCTGTCACGGTCACCTACGAGCTGACCGACCTCGGGCTCTCGCTCCACTCCGTCATCCGCGGGATCAAGGCGTGGGCGGAGGCGCATATGGACGAGGTGCTCGCCAACAGAAACACGTACGACACCCGCGTCGGCTAG
- a CDS encoding NADP-dependent oxidoreductase, whose translation MSTTFRTAIVRTPGGPDSIEIIDVPVVEPGPGQVRVEIAGAAVNPVDLALTAGVFHRLGLIDQPDHTGLGWDFAGTVTAAGPDVDIPVGGRVAGLVAGFDRDFGTYAEQLIVAASDTAPVPDGLDLGTAATVPLNGLAADQLVDLLGDGGGRSLLVTGAAGAVGAYVVTLAQDRDWRVTGLARAEDEKFVRGLGADFTTQTARAWDAVADCAALQEQGLTLVRDGGLFVGVQPGAAPAEERGVTVRVLVAQPDGARLAQLLDSTASGHLPARVHAVVPLDRVADAHHAVARGGVRGKYVLQP comes from the coding sequence ATGTCCACCACCTTCCGCACCGCCATCGTCCGCACCCCCGGCGGTCCCGACTCCATCGAGATCATCGACGTACCCGTCGTCGAGCCCGGGCCGGGCCAGGTCCGGGTCGAGATCGCGGGGGCCGCGGTCAACCCCGTCGACCTGGCGCTGACCGCCGGGGTGTTCCACCGGCTCGGGCTGATCGACCAACCCGACCACACCGGCCTGGGCTGGGACTTCGCCGGAACCGTCACCGCGGCTGGTCCGGACGTGGACATCCCGGTCGGCGGCCGCGTCGCGGGGCTGGTCGCCGGGTTCGACCGCGACTTCGGCACGTACGCCGAGCAGCTGATCGTCGCGGCGAGCGACACCGCTCCCGTGCCGGACGGCCTCGACCTGGGCACCGCCGCAACGGTTCCGCTCAACGGCCTCGCTGCAGACCAGCTGGTCGATCTGCTCGGTGACGGTGGCGGCCGGAGCCTGCTGGTGACCGGGGCCGCGGGAGCGGTCGGGGCGTACGTCGTGACGCTCGCCCAGGACCGCGACTGGCGGGTCACCGGACTCGCCCGCGCCGAAGACGAGAAATTCGTGCGCGGCCTCGGTGCCGACTTCACCACGCAGACAGCGCGCGCCTGGGACGCGGTAGCCGACTGCGCCGCACTCCAGGAACAGGGCCTCACACTGGTTCGCGACGGCGGCCTCTTCGTCGGCGTGCAGCCGGGCGCGGCGCCGGCCGAGGAACGCGGCGTCACCGTCCGGGTGCTGGTGGCGCAGCCCGACGGTGCCCGGCTCGCCCAGCTCCTCGACTCCACCGCGAGCGGCCACCTGCCGGCGCGGGTGCACGCCGTCGTACCGCTCGATCGGGTGGCCGACGCCCACCACGCGGTCGCGCGGGGCGGCGTACGCGGGAAGTACGTCCTTCAGCCCTGA
- a CDS encoding class I SAM-dependent methyltransferase, which translates to MENTSAAPCGTVRESYSARAQEYTDLFGSMTSTHPSDRALASSWAATLTGPVLDAGCGPGQWTDFLAECGLAASGIDLVPEFVERARLQYPDLSFDIGGFETVDAADESLGGVLSWYSLIHHSPQDIRTPLAEFARVIRPGGGLLVGFFEGVTVEAFDHAVTTAYRWPVAELGQELVTAGFEVIETHTRTGSGHRPHGAITALRQHTL; encoded by the coding sequence ATGGAGAACACGAGCGCCGCACCATGCGGCACCGTCCGCGAGTCCTACTCGGCCAGAGCCCAGGAGTACACGGACCTCTTCGGCTCCATGACTTCGACACACCCCTCCGATCGGGCCCTGGCGAGCAGCTGGGCCGCCACCCTGACAGGTCCCGTCCTCGACGCCGGGTGTGGTCCGGGGCAGTGGACGGACTTCTTGGCCGAGTGCGGACTGGCGGCGAGCGGGATCGATCTGGTTCCCGAGTTCGTCGAACGAGCTCGCCTGCAGTATCCCGACCTCTCCTTCGACATCGGCGGCTTCGAGACAGTGGACGCCGCGGACGAATCACTCGGTGGTGTGCTGTCGTGGTACTCGCTCATTCACCACAGTCCGCAGGACATCCGGACTCCGCTCGCCGAGTTCGCGCGCGTGATTCGGCCGGGCGGCGGGCTGTTGGTGGGCTTCTTCGAAGGAGTAACCGTAGAGGCTTTCGACCACGCCGTGACCACTGCCTATCGGTGGCCGGTGGCGGAACTCGGCCAGGAGTTGGTCACGGCCGGCTTCGAGGTGATCGAGACCCATACACGAACGGGGAGCGGCCACAGGCCGCACGGCGCAATCACCGCACTCCGGCAGCACACCCTGTGA
- a CDS encoding helix-turn-helix domain-containing protein: MVRLPLTPEQLAAGKRLGLQLRQARGDRTLAEVAQEAGISPETLRKIETGRMATPAFTTVAALARVLPLSLDELADICLARTGLRQTG; encoded by the coding sequence ATGGTGCGTCTTCCTCTGACTCCGGAACAGCTGGCCGCAGGTAAGCGCCTCGGTCTTCAGCTACGGCAGGCGCGCGGTGATCGCACCCTCGCCGAGGTTGCGCAGGAGGCGGGGATCTCCCCGGAGACTCTGCGCAAGATCGAGACCGGGCGGATGGCGACACCCGCATTCACGACCGTCGCGGCCCTCGCCCGGGTGCTTCCCCTGTCGCTCGACGAGCTTGCCGACATCTGCCTTGCCCGTACCGGCCTCCGGCAAACCGGGTAG
- the map gene encoding type I methionyl aminopeptidase, producing the protein MLELKTPREIAAMDVTGTFIAELLDDLEHRAVPGVNLLELEERARQLIAQRGATSCYWDYAPSFGRGPFRNVICLSVNDAVLHGLPHDYVLQNGDLLSMDIAVSIDGWVADCARSIIVGDPRPEDERLIAATEKALTAGIAAAVPGNRLGDISAAIGAVAAEYGYPVNTEFGGHGLGRTMHEDPHVSNTGRAGRGLTLRPGLTLALEPWFAAGTDKIVYDPDGWTIRSADGSRTSHSEHTIAITDGPALVLTRREHVAASAL; encoded by the coding sequence GTGCTGGAACTGAAAACACCACGGGAGATCGCTGCGATGGACGTCACCGGCACGTTCATCGCCGAGTTGCTCGACGATCTCGAACACCGCGCGGTCCCGGGAGTGAATCTGCTCGAGCTCGAAGAACGCGCCCGCCAGTTGATCGCCCAGCGCGGCGCGACGTCGTGCTACTGGGACTACGCGCCGTCGTTCGGGCGCGGACCGTTCCGCAACGTCATCTGCCTGTCGGTCAACGACGCTGTACTCCACGGCCTGCCGCACGATTACGTGCTGCAGAACGGGGACCTGCTGAGCATGGATATCGCCGTGTCCATCGACGGGTGGGTCGCCGATTGTGCCCGCAGCATCATCGTCGGTGATCCACGACCCGAGGACGAACGCCTCATCGCAGCCACCGAGAAGGCCCTGACAGCCGGCATCGCCGCCGCGGTACCCGGCAACCGGTTGGGCGATATCTCTGCCGCGATCGGCGCGGTCGCCGCCGAGTACGGGTACCCGGTCAACACCGAGTTCGGTGGTCACGGGCTCGGGCGAACCATGCACGAGGATCCGCACGTGTCGAACACCGGACGGGCGGGCCGGGGACTCACACTGCGCCCGGGGCTGACGCTCGCCCTCGAACCGTGGTTCGCCGCCGGCACGGACAAGATCGTCTACGACCCCGACGGGTGGACCATCCGCTCGGCGGATGGATCGCGCACCTCGCACAGCGAACACACCATCGCGATCACCGACGGCCCGGCGCTCGTGCTGACGCGCCGCGAACACGTCGCGGCATCTGCACTGTGA
- a CDS encoding DUF899 family protein — protein MLGPTARRVLPRFLTAVRGHVEQPVRRSHRFQTDAASTDWPQIAILDPATGLVGPHGPVPLLDVFEGRSQLIAYFHVWHAGHHAAEQCEGCTFFNGTPEPGDICDRTTGCSRRSARRTWTMTDLMELFRHWHAGRS, from the coding sequence ATGCTGGGGCCAACCGCTCGGCGAGTCCTCCCACGTTTCCTGACGGCCGTACGCGGTCATGTCGAGCAACCCGTACGTCGGAGCCATCGGTTCCAGACCGACGCGGCGAGCACGGACTGGCCGCAGATCGCGATCCTGGACCCCGCCACCGGTCTGGTCGGCCCGCACGGGCCGGTCCCGCTGCTGGACGTGTTCGAGGGCCGCAGCCAGTTGATCGCGTACTTCCACGTGTGGCACGCCGGCCACCACGCGGCCGAACAATGTGAGGGCTGCACATTCTTCAACGGAACCCCTGAACCTGGGGATATCTGCGACAGGACAACAGGGTGTTCGAGACGTTCTGCAAGGAGAACGTGGACGATGACCGATCTGATGGAGTTGTTCCGGCACTGGCATGCCGGCCGGTCCTAG
- a CDS encoding recombinase family protein, with translation MYCRESGSTGQKSSLANQEKMLRESATGTVYRVYTDRGSGLRETRPGLNRMLDDAARVISRCCEWCGGIGWRGLPVAWIERYLSVVGVKVEARRELGDTSLVEELLDDFMAVLASFSGRFTDCGRSGVNVGFFGDAPARWERC, from the coding sequence TTGTACTGCCGGGAGTCCGGCTCGACCGGTCAAAAATCCTCGCTCGCCAATCAGGAGAAGATGCTGCGTGAGAGTGCCACCGGCACCGTGTACCGGGTCTACACCGATCGCGGTTCAGGTCTGCGGGAGACCCGGCCGGGACTGAATCGGATGCTCGACGACGCAGCCAGGGTCATTTCACGGTGCTGCGAGTGGTGTGGCGGGATCGGTTGGCGCGGTTTGCCGGTGGCGTGGATCGAGCGTTACCTGTCGGTGGTCGGCGTTAAGGTCGAGGCCCGGCGTGAACTTGGGGACACGTCGCTGGTAGAGGAGCTGTTGGATGACTTCATGGCAGTGCTCGCGTCGTTTTCCGGCCGCTTCACCGATTGTGGTCGAAGCGGAGTCAACGTCGGCTTCTTCGGCGATGCGCCGGCACGGTGGGAGAGGTGCTAG
- a CDS encoding GNAT family N-acetyltransferase yields MTTELTAPADTDVHPLDDAIRESLRGKHAHFAKWSGRVARYHPDVAPHIGHPATLVDEDWADLAALLGPSATAALRGFGHTPPQGWEVVDSFGLVQMDGTALDVAPDPDADVLGASDVPEILDLIGRTRPGPYLPRTIEMGTYLGFRVDGQLVAMAGERLHPPGWTEISAVCTDERFRGRGFGARLVRAVGAGIRARGERPFLHAAQANTTAIRLYESLGFTLRRQSALTVVRTPA; encoded by the coding sequence ATGACCACTGAACTGACGGCGCCGGCCGATACGGACGTTCATCCCCTGGACGACGCCATCCGTGAATCCCTGCGCGGTAAGCACGCGCATTTCGCCAAATGGTCCGGCAGGGTGGCGCGGTACCACCCGGACGTCGCGCCGCACATCGGTCATCCGGCGACATTGGTGGACGAGGACTGGGCGGATCTCGCGGCACTGCTCGGGCCGTCGGCGACGGCCGCGCTACGCGGATTCGGGCACACCCCGCCTCAGGGCTGGGAGGTCGTGGACTCGTTCGGCCTGGTGCAGATGGACGGCACCGCACTGGACGTCGCACCGGACCCGGATGCCGACGTTCTCGGCGCGTCGGATGTCCCCGAGATCCTGGACCTGATCGGCCGCACCCGGCCCGGACCGTATCTTCCGCGGACCATCGAGATGGGGACGTATCTCGGTTTTCGTGTCGACGGCCAACTGGTGGCCATGGCGGGCGAGCGGTTGCATCCACCCGGGTGGACGGAGATCAGCGCGGTCTGCACCGACGAGCGTTTCCGGGGACGCGGATTCGGTGCCCGGCTGGTGCGCGCCGTCGGAGCAGGGATCCGCGCCCGCGGGGAAAGACCGTTCCTGCACGCCGCGCAGGCGAACACGACGGCGATCCGCCTGTACGAAAGCCTCGGCTTCACCCTGCGCCGGCAGTCCGCGCTCACCGTCGTCCGGACGCCGGCGTAG
- a CDS encoding flavin reductase family protein — translation MTQADGTLDKTSLREAFGHFPSGVVAVCAEVDGERVGMAASTFVPVSLEPPLVAFCVQNMSTTWPKLERLAHVGISVLGEAHDAAARVLAAKTGDRFAGLDTETTDGGALFIGGASVWLDTTVTQQVPAGDHAIVVLRINELRVQSEIEPIVFHRSRFRWLRTVAS, via the coding sequence ATGACGCAGGCAGACGGCACACTGGACAAGACTTCGCTCCGGGAGGCGTTCGGACATTTCCCGAGCGGCGTCGTCGCCGTCTGCGCCGAAGTCGACGGTGAGCGCGTCGGGATGGCGGCGAGCACGTTCGTGCCCGTGTCGCTGGAGCCGCCGCTGGTCGCGTTCTGCGTGCAGAACATGTCCACCACGTGGCCGAAACTCGAGCGCCTCGCCCACGTCGGGATCAGCGTGCTCGGTGAGGCGCACGACGCCGCCGCCCGTGTGCTGGCCGCGAAGACCGGCGACCGGTTCGCGGGCCTCGACACCGAAACCACCGACGGCGGAGCGCTGTTCATCGGCGGAGCGTCGGTGTGGTTGGACACCACCGTCACCCAGCAGGTGCCCGCGGGAGATCACGCGATCGTGGTCCTGCGGATCAACGAACTGAGGGTGCAGTCGGAGATCGAGCCGATCGTGTTCCACCGCAGCCGGTTCCGCTGGTTGCGCACCGTCGCGTCCTGA
- a CDS encoding NADPH-dependent FMN reductase: MKVTVVAGNPKPGSRTLDAAGLVATAVTGAAADSTVDVIELGAGLLGWGDDKVAAAVETVASSDLVVFASPTFKASYTGVLKLFLDQFATGDGLKDVVVVPLMLGAGPAHAMAPDLLLKPVLVELGATAPAPGLYLIDTTYTTDTRIADYAERWGSILTAAARTRTELS; this comes from the coding sequence ATGAAGGTAACGGTAGTGGCGGGCAATCCCAAGCCCGGTTCACGGACGCTGGACGCAGCCGGTCTGGTCGCGACCGCGGTCACGGGTGCCGCCGCGGATTCCACGGTCGACGTGATCGAACTCGGTGCGGGTCTGCTCGGATGGGGTGACGACAAGGTCGCGGCGGCCGTGGAGACGGTGGCGTCGTCGGACCTCGTCGTGTTCGCCAGCCCGACGTTCAAGGCGTCGTACACCGGCGTGCTGAAGCTGTTCCTCGACCAGTTCGCGACCGGAGACGGCCTGAAGGACGTCGTGGTGGTGCCGCTGATGCTCGGGGCCGGGCCTGCGCACGCCATGGCGCCGGACCTGCTGCTCAAGCCGGTGCTCGTCGAACTCGGCGCAACGGCCCCCGCTCCCGGTTTGTACCTCATCGACACCACCTACACGACCGACACGCGCATCGCCGACTACGCCGAGCGGTGGGGTTCGATCCTCACCGCGGCGGCCCGGACCCGGACGGAACTCTCATGA
- a CDS encoding MetQ/NlpA family ABC transporter substrate-binding protein has protein sequence MKFSRSLALAAVPLLAALTACSGGSGSADGDTVRIGTTEASDRSWEIFEDKAKDAGITLDVVNFSDYSQPNIALSQGQIDANLFQHLQFLGEYNTGADDDLTPIGATQIVPLGLYSQKHQSLADIPQGGEIAIPNDPSNQARALFVLKGAGLLALTGDNPSPTPADIDTAASKVKVTPVDAAQTALSLASVDGAIVNNTFLERSGIDPQSALYKDDPSSPAAEPYINTFVTRAEDKDNATYLELVKIWHDPEIQAAVREESKGTSVEVERDGAQLQQILSRVEEGIRSAK, from the coding sequence GTGAAGTTCAGCCGTTCTCTCGCCCTTGCCGCCGTTCCACTCCTGGCGGCACTGACAGCGTGCTCCGGTGGATCCGGGAGCGCCGACGGCGACACGGTCCGGATCGGAACCACCGAGGCCAGTGACCGCTCGTGGGAGATCTTCGAGGACAAGGCGAAGGACGCGGGTATCACGCTCGACGTCGTGAACTTCTCCGACTACTCGCAGCCGAACATCGCCCTGTCGCAGGGGCAGATCGACGCCAATCTCTTCCAGCACCTGCAGTTCCTCGGCGAGTACAACACCGGCGCGGACGACGACCTCACCCCGATCGGCGCCACCCAGATCGTGCCGCTCGGCCTGTACTCGCAGAAGCACCAGAGCCTCGCCGACATTCCGCAGGGCGGCGAGATCGCGATCCCCAACGACCCCAGCAACCAGGCTCGTGCCCTGTTCGTGCTGAAGGGCGCCGGCCTGCTCGCGCTGACCGGCGACAACCCGTCCCCCACTCCCGCCGACATCGACACGGCTGCGTCCAAGGTGAAGGTGACCCCGGTCGACGCCGCCCAGACGGCGCTGTCGCTCGCATCCGTCGACGGCGCGATCGTCAACAACACGTTCCTCGAGCGTTCGGGCATCGACCCCCAATCGGCTCTCTACAAGGACGACCCGTCCAGCCCGGCCGCCGAGCCGTACATCAACACGTTCGTCACCCGCGCCGAGGACAAGGACAACGCGACGTACCTCGAACTCGTGAAGATCTGGCACGACCCCGAGATCCAGGCCGCCGTGCGCGAGGAGTCGAAGGGAACGTCCGTCGAGGTGGAACGCGACGGCGCCCAACTGCAGCAGATCCTGTCGCGGGTCGAAGAGGGAATCCGTTCGGCCAAGTAG